A window of the Henckelia pumila isolate YLH828 chromosome 3, ASM3356847v2, whole genome shotgun sequence genome harbors these coding sequences:
- the LOC140890553 gene encoding DNA polymerase eta isoform X1 — MPVAKPESSDARVIAHIDMDCFYVQVEQRKQPNLRGQPTAVVQYNSWKGGGLIAVGYEARKFGVKRSMRGDEAKKICPEIRLVQVPVARGKADLSVYRNAGSEVISILSGKGRCERASIDEVYLDLTEAAETMLTEHPNGILDLINEEAIKSHVLGLHLDDHNARDCVREWFLMNNGDHRDKLLACGALIVTELRLEVLKQTEFTCSAGIAHNKMLAKLTSGMHKPAQQTIVPFSSVKKFLEPLPIKKMKQLGGKLGTSLETELGVNTVGDLLQFSEESLQERYGRNTGTWLWNIARGICGEEVEGRLLPKSHGSGKTFPGRQALKTLPSVQKWLNELCEELSERLQSDLEQNKRIAHTLTLHASAYKLNDSESLKKFPSKSCALRYGSTKIQEDSFSLFHAGLREYIGVYNVKTKGSNQHEWAITGLSVSASKIVEIPSGTNSITKYFHNKDQSGTARKESDYVFTNDAASSSSSGHGSFKQLHLAGPEIAPCEDEAKTQQDGLYPRENETEVSKDSVFGTNFADNQPLSFFQMKEQKERLEEEILSSSSLGVQSWVGSKPTQSNMEFVEEVSGLDMKSGKQKRKFDSEKRTTPSILRFFHSNVEASSSSDVQATTDECKCDSGEDVLRRSNSWNYKSDEIDPVVLNELPPEIQAEVRALLLQPQNQAKTVKRGSSIVHYFLPKKNS; from the exons ATGCCGGTGGCGAAACCAGAATCATCCGATGCAAGGGTCATCGCCCACATCGACATGGATTGCTTCTATGTTCAAG TTGAGCAGCGTAAACAGCCAAATTTAAGAGGTCAGCCCACTGCCGTCGTACAATACAACTCCTGGAAAGGAGGAGGGCTTATTGCTGTGGGTTATGAAGCCCGTAAATTTGGGGTCAAACG TTCAATGAGAGGCGATGAAGCAAAGAAAATCTGTCCTGAAATTCGGCTTGTCCAAGTTCCTGTGGCTCGTGGGAAAGCGGATTTGAGTGTGTACCGCAATGCTGGTTCAGAG GTCATATCTATCCTTTCTGGGAAGGGTCGATGTGAGCGTGCTTCTATTGATGAAGTGTATCTTGATCTTACTGAAGCCGCAGAAACAATGTTAACTGAACATCCCAATGGAATATTGGACCTAATTAATGAAGAAGCAATTAAGTCACATGTGCTGGGGCTTCATTTG GATGACCACAACGCTAGAGATTGTGTGAGGGAATGGTTTCTTATGAACAATGGTGATCATCGTGATAAGTTATTAGCGTGTGGAGCCCTTATTGTTACAGAACTTAGACTGGAAGTGTTGAAACAGACTGAATTTACATGTTCCGCGGGCATAGCTCATAATAAG ATGCTGGCAAAATTAACAAGCGGTATGCATAAGCCGGCTCAACAAACCATTGTGCCCTTCTCATCTGTAAAGAAGTTTCTGGAACCTCTTCCCATAAAGAAAAT GAAACAGCTTGGCGGAAAGCTTGGAACTTCTCTGGAAACTGAACTTGGCGTGAATACTGTCGGGGATCTACTGCAGTTTTCAGAGGAGAGCTTGCAAGAACGCTACGGAAGAAATACCGG TACTTGGTTATGGAATATTGCAAGAGGGATCTGCGGAGAAGAAGTTGAGGGTCGCCTTCTCCCCAAGAGTCATGGTTCTGGGAAGACATTTCCAGGACGTCAGGCTCTTAAGACTCTCCCATCT GTCCAAAAATGGCTCAATGAGCTTTGCGAAGAACTAAGTGAACGGCTGCAATCTGATCTAGAACAGAATAAACGGATCGCTCATACTCTCACACTGCATGCAAGTGCGTATAAG TTGAATGACTCCGAATCACTTAAAAAATTTCCCTCAAAGTCCTGTGCATTAAGGTATGGGAGTACCAAGATTCAAGAGGACTCTTTCAGCCTATTTCATGCTGGTTTGCGTGAATATATTGGCGTATACAATGTCAAAACGAAGGGAAGCAACCAACATGAATGGGCAATAACTGGTCTCTCCGTCTCAGCCAGTAAAATAGTTGAAATACCATCT GGGACAAACTCAATTACAAAATATTTCcacaacaaagatcaaagtgGTACCGCCAGAAAAGAATCAGATTATGTATTCACCAATGATGCAGCATCTTCATCATCCTCAG GTCACGGAAGCTTCAAACAATTACATTTAGCTGGTCCAGAGATAGCCCCTTGTGAGGATGAAGCAAAGACTCAGCAGGATGGTTTGTATCCAAGAGAAAATGAAACAGAGGTTAGCAAG GATTCAGTTTTTGGCACAAATTTTGCAGATAACCAGCCATTATCTTTCTTCCAAATGAAAGAACAAAAAGAAAGGCTCGAAGAAGAAATTTTGTCGTCATCATCCTTAG GTGTTCAGAGCTGGGTGGGATCAAAACCAACTCAGTCAAACATGGAATTTGTTGAGGAAGTAAGTGGACTTGATATGAAATCAGGGAAACAGAAAAGGAAGTTTGACTCAGAAAAG AGAACCACCCCATCAATCTTGAGATTTTTCCATAGCAACGTCGAAGCATCCTCTTCCTCTG ATGTTCAGGCCACAACTGATGAATGCAAATGCGATTCAGGGGAAGATGTACTAAGAAGAAGTAACTCATGGAATTACAAGAGTGATGAAATAGACCCTGTCGTCTTGAATGAGTTACCGCCAGAAATACAAGCTGAAGTCCGTGCTTTGCTTCTTCAGCCACAAAATCAGGCGAAAACTGTGAAAAGGGGTTCCAGTATCGTTCACTATTTTTTACCAAAAAAAAACTCGtaa
- the LOC140890553 gene encoding DNA polymerase eta isoform X2 gives MRGDEAKKICPEIRLVQVPVARGKADLSVYRNAGSEVISILSGKGRCERASIDEVYLDLTEAAETMLTEHPNGILDLINEEAIKSHVLGLHLDDHNARDCVREWFLMNNGDHRDKLLACGALIVTELRLEVLKQTEFTCSAGIAHNKMLAKLTSGMHKPAQQTIVPFSSVKKFLEPLPIKKMKQLGGKLGTSLETELGVNTVGDLLQFSEESLQERYGRNTGTWLWNIARGICGEEVEGRLLPKSHGSGKTFPGRQALKTLPSVQKWLNELCEELSERLQSDLEQNKRIAHTLTLHASAYKLNDSESLKKFPSKSCALRYGSTKIQEDSFSLFHAGLREYIGVYNVKTKGSNQHEWAITGLSVSASKIVEIPSGTNSITKYFHNKDQSGTARKESDYVFTNDAASSSSSGHGSFKQLHLAGPEIAPCEDEAKTQQDGLYPRENETEVSKDSVFGTNFADNQPLSFFQMKEQKERLEEEILSSSSLGVQSWVGSKPTQSNMEFVEEVSGLDMKSGKQKRKFDSEKRTTPSILRFFHSNVEASSSSDVQATTDECKCDSGEDVLRRSNSWNYKSDEIDPVVLNELPPEIQAEVRALLLQPQNQAKTVKRGSSIVHYFLPKKNS, from the exons ATGAGAGGCGATGAAGCAAAGAAAATCTGTCCTGAAATTCGGCTTGTCCAAGTTCCTGTGGCTCGTGGGAAAGCGGATTTGAGTGTGTACCGCAATGCTGGTTCAGAG GTCATATCTATCCTTTCTGGGAAGGGTCGATGTGAGCGTGCTTCTATTGATGAAGTGTATCTTGATCTTACTGAAGCCGCAGAAACAATGTTAACTGAACATCCCAATGGAATATTGGACCTAATTAATGAAGAAGCAATTAAGTCACATGTGCTGGGGCTTCATTTG GATGACCACAACGCTAGAGATTGTGTGAGGGAATGGTTTCTTATGAACAATGGTGATCATCGTGATAAGTTATTAGCGTGTGGAGCCCTTATTGTTACAGAACTTAGACTGGAAGTGTTGAAACAGACTGAATTTACATGTTCCGCGGGCATAGCTCATAATAAG ATGCTGGCAAAATTAACAAGCGGTATGCATAAGCCGGCTCAACAAACCATTGTGCCCTTCTCATCTGTAAAGAAGTTTCTGGAACCTCTTCCCATAAAGAAAAT GAAACAGCTTGGCGGAAAGCTTGGAACTTCTCTGGAAACTGAACTTGGCGTGAATACTGTCGGGGATCTACTGCAGTTTTCAGAGGAGAGCTTGCAAGAACGCTACGGAAGAAATACCGG TACTTGGTTATGGAATATTGCAAGAGGGATCTGCGGAGAAGAAGTTGAGGGTCGCCTTCTCCCCAAGAGTCATGGTTCTGGGAAGACATTTCCAGGACGTCAGGCTCTTAAGACTCTCCCATCT GTCCAAAAATGGCTCAATGAGCTTTGCGAAGAACTAAGTGAACGGCTGCAATCTGATCTAGAACAGAATAAACGGATCGCTCATACTCTCACACTGCATGCAAGTGCGTATAAG TTGAATGACTCCGAATCACTTAAAAAATTTCCCTCAAAGTCCTGTGCATTAAGGTATGGGAGTACCAAGATTCAAGAGGACTCTTTCAGCCTATTTCATGCTGGTTTGCGTGAATATATTGGCGTATACAATGTCAAAACGAAGGGAAGCAACCAACATGAATGGGCAATAACTGGTCTCTCCGTCTCAGCCAGTAAAATAGTTGAAATACCATCT GGGACAAACTCAATTACAAAATATTTCcacaacaaagatcaaagtgGTACCGCCAGAAAAGAATCAGATTATGTATTCACCAATGATGCAGCATCTTCATCATCCTCAG GTCACGGAAGCTTCAAACAATTACATTTAGCTGGTCCAGAGATAGCCCCTTGTGAGGATGAAGCAAAGACTCAGCAGGATGGTTTGTATCCAAGAGAAAATGAAACAGAGGTTAGCAAG GATTCAGTTTTTGGCACAAATTTTGCAGATAACCAGCCATTATCTTTCTTCCAAATGAAAGAACAAAAAGAAAGGCTCGAAGAAGAAATTTTGTCGTCATCATCCTTAG GTGTTCAGAGCTGGGTGGGATCAAAACCAACTCAGTCAAACATGGAATTTGTTGAGGAAGTAAGTGGACTTGATATGAAATCAGGGAAACAGAAAAGGAAGTTTGACTCAGAAAAG AGAACCACCCCATCAATCTTGAGATTTTTCCATAGCAACGTCGAAGCATCCTCTTCCTCTG ATGTTCAGGCCACAACTGATGAATGCAAATGCGATTCAGGGGAAGATGTACTAAGAAGAAGTAACTCATGGAATTACAAGAGTGATGAAATAGACCCTGTCGTCTTGAATGAGTTACCGCCAGAAATACAAGCTGAAGTCCGTGCTTTGCTTCTTCAGCCACAAAATCAGGCGAAAACTGTGAAAAGGGGTTCCAGTATCGTTCACTATTTTTTACCAAAAAAAAACTCGtaa
- the LOC140892326 gene encoding cationic amino acid transporter 5, with product MGIGSEENVHGDEQQRSRSYWRWSKQDFFPEKSFENWAAYRSALSHTSARFKDRLLSRSDEATELVELRKQSENNMKRCLNWWDLTWFGFGSVIGAGIFVLTGQEAHDHAGPAIVLSYVASGISAMLSVFCYTEFAVEIPVSGGSFAYLRVELGDLAAFITAGNILLESIVGTAAVARAWTSYFATLLNRHPDSLRIQTNLSDGFNLLDPIAVGVIAISSGIAMTSAKKTSYFNWIASAVNTVVIVFVIVAGFAHAKTSNLKPFLPHGAEGVFKAAAIVYFAYGGFDNIATMAEETKDPSRDIPLGLIGSMSMITVIYCLMALSLSMMQKYTEIDTNAAYSVAFQSVGMHWAKYLVALGALKGMTTVLLVGALGQARYTTHIARAHMIPPWFALVHPKTGTPIYATLLVAISSACIAFFSSLDELSSLLSVSTLFIFMMMAVALLVRRYYVRGTTPRTNLLKLTLFLSIIIASSTATSAYWGGLLRGIIGDWLGYTVTIPLWFLGTLGIAVFLPQEREAKVWGVPLVPWLPSLSIATNLFLMGSLGAKTFIRFIACTALMFIYYIFFGLHATYDMAHQQIKNMPDEEEKNRAPC from the coding sequence ATGGGAATAGGATCAGAGGAAAATGTACACGGAGACGAACAACAACGATCAAGAAGTTACTGGAGATGGAGCAAGCAAGACTTCTTCCCGGAAAAGTCTTTCGAGAATTGGGCAGCCTACAGATCGGCCTTATCACACACGTCGGCCAGATTCAAGGACCGCCTCTTGAGTAGGTCCGATGAAGCCACGGAGCTCGTGGAGCTTCGAAAACAGAGTGAAAACAACATGAAACGCTGCCTCAACTGGTGGGACCTCACCTGGTTCGGATTCGGATCTGTTATTGGCGCTGGAATCTTCGTGCTTACTGGCCAAGAAGCACACGATCACGCGGGACCGGCCATTGTGTTGTCCTATGTAGCCTCTGGCATTTCCGCGATGCTCTCCGTCTTCTGCTACACGGAATTTGCCGTGGAAATCCCTGTGTCTGGAGGGTCGTTTGCTTATCTTAGAGTGGAACTTGGAGATCTTGCTGCCTTCATAACAGCAGGAAACATACTTCTTGAATCCATAGTCGGGACTGCAGCGGTGGCTAGAGCTTGGACTTCTTACTTCGCCACACTTTTGAACCGCCACCCCGATTCACTGCGAATACAGACCAATCTCAGTGACGGGTTCAACTTATTAGATCCCATTGCTGTTGGGGTTATCGCCATTTCGTCGGGGATCGCAATGACGAGTGCTAAAAAAACATCCTACTTCAACTGGATCGCATCCGCAGTAAACACAGTGGTCATTGTTTTTGTTATAGTAGCAGGCTTCGCTCATGCCAAGACATCCAACTTAAAGCCCTTCTTGCCTCATGGTGCTGAAGGTGTGTTCAAAGCAGCAGCTATTGTCTACTTCGCCTATGGAGGATTCGACAACATCGCGACAATGGCAGAGGAGACAAAGGATCCCAGCAGGGACATACCCTTAGGACTGATCGGATCAATGTCGATGATCACCGTGATATATTGCTTGATGGCACTCTCATTGAGCATGATGCAGAAATACACAGAAATAGACACCAACGCAGCTTACTCCGTGGCATTTCAAAGCGTGGGTATGCATTGGGCGAAATATCTCGTCGCGCTTGGAGCTCTCAAGGGAATGACCACTGTTCTATTAGTAGGAGCGCTTGGACAAGCACGCTACACGACTCATATTGCTCGAGCCCACATGATCCCGCCATGGTTCGCCCTCGTCCATCCCAAGACAGGCACCCCCATCTACGCCACGCTATTGGTCGCTATATCCAGCGCTTGCATCGCCTTCTTTTCAAGCCTGGATGAGTTGTCTAGCTTGTTATCAGTGAGCACCCTGTTCATATTCATGATGATGGCTGTGGCACTTCTGGTGAGGAGGTACTACGTGCGGGGAACGACGCCTAGGACGAATCTTTTGAAGCTAACACTGTTTCTTTCGATCATCATCGCTTCTTCAACGGCGACATCCGCATACTGGGGGGGATTGTTAAGAGGGATAATTGGTGACTGGCTTGGGTACACTGTAACCATCCCTTTGTGGTTCCTAGGGACTTTGGGGATAGCGGTGTTTTTGCCGCAAGAAAGAGAGGCGAAGGTGTGGGGAGTTCCACTCGTTCCATGGCTGCCGTCTCTGTCAATTGCAACCAACTTGTTTCTCATGGGTTCATTGGGAGCCAAGACATTCATACGGTTCATTGCCTGCACGGCTCTCATGTTCATTTACTACATATTCTTCGGGCTGCATGCCACTTACGACATGGCGCACCAGCAAATCAAGAACATGCCAGACGAGGAAGAGAAAAACCGCGCCCCATGTTAA